The window AACAATTTCACCTCACTCTACAATGCACCCTATAGCACCCTAAAATGTGTTGTTTTGGTTCCTGATGTTCCAGGATGGTTTGGGTAacagccagaggagatgccagcagataatccagttgaaggagaaggagctgcaggagctgaggaaggctgtggagactctcaaggtgagaactgaccagaggagaagacaatctgcacCAGTTTTCTGAGTATGTAGCAAGGTAGTTAAGTTATGATGAGCTCTGACACGAGCATGGCTCTAATGCTGTTTGCCATCTGGAACTAACGTTCACAGCCACATACTTACCTGGGCTGCTAAATTGCTTGCCAGGATTTAATCGCAATTTTATTAGTGACCTCCTTACATAATAgtagtgatctctctctctctctctctctctctctctctctctctctctctctctctctctctctctctctctctctctctctctctctctctctctctctctctcccccccatcagtctggtgcacagacagcagtggaggagagtgagaggatgtttacagAGATGATCAgctccattgagagaaggcgctctgaggtgacagagatgatcagagctcaggagaaggctgaggtgagtcgagctgaaggactcctgaagcgactggagcaggagattgctgagctgaagaggacagatgctgagatgaagcagctttcactgacacaggatcccatccatttcctcaaggtagacaaCATAACTTTCTAGAGAGTTCAAAACAGGGCTCATGTCAGTAGGACTAcctcaccctagtgtgtgtgttcctctgtgcagaacattgtgtccatcactgggaggccttacagcacaacTTCATCCAGCGTGACTTTCAGCCAAAGCTTCTCCTTGGAGCCACTGAAGAAATCTCTGTCTGCACTGGAGGAGAAATTAGATCcagtcttcaagcaggaaatagtcaagatatctgcagcaggtttgacAAAATGAGACATTTCCACCGTTGGCATTTCAGATTTGCTGTTTAAGGGGGGACATGACCATTTgatatgttgttgtttttcttgttgCAGTGACTAATATTCAGACCATCGAGAGTATACAGTGTGAGTCTCCAtctaataaatacacacacacacacacacactcactcacacacacacacacacacacacacacacacacacacacacacacacacacacacacacacacacacacacactgtccccaacatggcatcataaaattAAGTAAGATCATGACACTACAATTTGAACTGTCTCCACAAAGCCCTGTGATGGTTAGGTGTAGGGATGGCTATTTTCTGGGCTTAATTTCACAAACAAATTCGCCATTccccttgcttgtttcactgttcttggcagTAGTGAAGCAGCAGAAACACGGCTGTACTGACAGGtcagggttaggcatggttttggtccgGTCACAGCGGAGCATTTCTGCGTAAGCAACAGAAACTAGCCgaggcaacagaaattcgcctcATCACGTAACAAAAGTGCTTTTCCACTGCGTTGAGGACcacgacttaacttgcaaaggcaccGGACCTCAATGTGGAATGCACTGGTGTgagatactgtacatacagtacgtctttacatgatgccagtctggcgtgagatacctACGCCttcacatgatgccagtctggcgtgagatacatacgtctttacatgatgccagtctggtgtgAGATACGtgcgcctttacatgatgccagtctggataCATAcgctttacatgatgccagtctggcgtgagatacatacgcctttacatgatgccagtctggcgtgagatacatacgcctttacatgatgccagtctggcatgagatacatacgcctttataTGATTCCAGTCTGGTGTGAGATACATACCTCTTTACATGATGCCAATCTGGTGTGAGATACTTACGCCTTTACATgttgccagtctggcgtgagatacatacgcctttacatgatgccagtctggcgtgtctttacatgatgccagtctggcgtgagatacatacgtctttacatgatgccagtctggcgtgagatacatacgcctttacatgatgccagtctggcgtgagatacatacatcttcacatgatgccagtctggcgtgagatataTACGCCTTtatatgatgccagtctggtgtgagatacatacgcctttacatgatgccagtctggcgtgagatacatacatcttcacatgatgccagtctggcgtgagatataTACGCCTTtatatgatgccagtctggtgtgacatgcatacgcctttacatgatgccagtctggttaGGGTGACATACATACGtgcttacaacaaagccagatcatcaatgccagtgcgctatcgcccttctgccaaacttgaCACTTCTCCATGAATTTTTGAcagttgttagtcatctctgtgagctctgcgttagatttcagcgatatctctcagtgctacagggtcggaaaccatggcaccatggggcacgcggcggtacgagttacatccaaaagtaatttgtgttcgctaaaagccatcactgtaaaactggttcacaattaaaagcaaataactatttgatttcctccatttacctaagacccgatgtcatgtaaaacaggaggaattttctaccacaGGAAGGAAATATGTCACTTTCTATTCATTGAGCTACtgcgtgaagttccgtgatctgccatcatgtcatgcgttAACAAACAATCCACGTCTGACCGAGAAAATTATTAACCAATGCCCAcgttggatagttccaaatgtcggagttgttacaggtctaagctctctgcatggctaagcagtgatagcctatGTTAAAATTATTCCTacataatttacatgtgggtcttgatatgactaAATGATTTTCatgcttcatcatctttgaaaataaacagttgtcccgtctgccttccttaattTTGTCATAAgagcttctgcattgcagacacgtgtcgtccaacaaatccagtggtgtagtctacttttttctggtgggtatactgtatttgagcatttttttaagtgggtatactgtatttatttgtgctattcaaaacaatggatcaatccatttaaagtgggtatactgaaatctctaaaatttagaagtgggtatagccTACTCCGTATAGgctacccgcgttctacgtagactacaccactgaacaaatcctatatttccccttgtgtccgttcgcaaagcaaggtgctacggtgtctctcaaaatctgttgtttatttaacataaaacaatctataaaataggcctaacggtatccttgcacgtccttccagcggtagtagccTAATggttttgactgtcagcatcgctctcgctgttatccaacaacagtggtggttgaattgaatagcctacccctacttGCCtcgttaacaccagacctaatcacaagtgtttttcagatcgaaacgattgtgtagaactaaaggcagtatgggagttcccaggctataatacccctacaactgtggcgtgtcaaagccgtacacgtgttggttcagactgccccccggtgaccaaaaagtgtgctgcaaatcaaagtggtgaaccatgCACatataagttttaatttgcgttatctcgcaaaatatttgcgttatatCGCAAAAGGTTTGCGTTTTCTCGCAAAtagtttgcgttatctcgcaaaagatttgcgttatctcgcaaaagtgttagtctccagtgcatacgTTTCCTCAAAAATGTTTTCCTCCTCCACGTCCCCTCTGGGCCTCCGtagtttcaagccgtttttgcaagctagcaatgtggcttgtggagaaacgagagggttttCTGGGTTTGTCGTCTAATacggtctctgattggctccctcctcctgctctgtggAGAGATCATCTAAGTAAGAGTCACCActtcccgggtggtactgcactattgGGGCGCCAacagaggcgtgcaggctccatttggggctgtgctcttttgacagcgacccctaggcgagctgcaggcatggTCCGACCAGAGTGGGAcggctgtatacagtatatgacctcccttacctcatatgtggctagtCTACGGccatgggggttaggtgcctttctttAAGGCCAtgggtgagggtgggattcgaacctgcaaccctctgatcctaagTAGACCTCCCTAACCAAAATGGCATAGCTGCCACAgacctgtatctgtgtgtctatgtgtaaggTGTATTTTAGTTGAAATGTCACCAGGTTGCAAGAGACCTGTACTTGGGTGTAAGATGTGTGTTTTAGTTTGGatgctactagggctgtaacaatgctgccctgatgtctttacctgtctgtttcgcAGGAAATGCTGCCgtgatgtctttacctgtctgtttcacaggagatgctgccctcaTGTCTTTAgctgtctgtttcacaggagatgctgccctgatgtctttacctgtctgtttcacaggagatgctgccctggggcctcatgtacaaagaagtgtgtggatttcctaccaagaaagcaCGGGCGCAAAAATCTTGAATGTTACTTACagacaaaaaaatccggatgtatcaataagtgcgtaaccaggttttgccatgaaatcttgagcacatgcacgagcacaagtctccgccttgcctcctcccttaaatattctatatgaatattctaattagtatgaacagacccattcatgtgcattcattggttgaaagaattggaaagggaacgcgggaaggggaacgcgggaaatacatttcatgatgcgaggtgaaggcgctgtttcagaggtagccaatttaaaaggaagaAGGCTGCGTGCAATAGCCTGACTtcggcgtgtataaaatcaggcattgtAACTtacttaaccctcaagcgaccggcctgtttttgcgactaatctgaccgagcggggtcatttatgaccccaaggagtttatatagaaataccactatataaattatttttggggttcattcaaatttatttacatctcacacatacttgtccctcatctaaagcaaaaaatgtgaatttgaacattttattgttttgctaaaaattagtcaaacttacatacggaTATGCTAAGTATGATGTATGccttcatttgcatatgtaaacatcaaaatccaaaaaacatccaatacattatttttcttctctcatcatcagtaatcaactgagaaagtttcatggtgatatctatcatttacattttttagcctattcacttgtagtagtcttaccataataatacagtatatttatgctaattatggaaatttcTCAAAGTGAAAATTTGGGAAACCAAGATAAATTCtattcattaggcccatagatgatatttctgcaataaaactttagggtactcaacatttctgggttcatgaaatcacaagatcagagaatatggcaatttacatagacaaaaccatgtctcaaacatataaccttatgcacactcaaaatttctctgaaactttttctggacattgtagctgtgaaaaggtgtcttccatatgtattagagcaaagaaatgattcaactgatgcttcagcctttgtatagccatataataaggacaattttaaaaacgccattgatttctacactgattacTTGTTTcttccctctttgttcatcaggatgacttccatttcatattctcatcatgtgtctaggaccactgtgccatgatatcaacaaatatggagcaataacagaggaaatgctacctgggtgccctcacaatatgttttgttggctatcgcaggggtgccctatttatttatataatatattatattttaatactatgaatgtttatattatgaatattttaggtctgctgaccatggcctgccccaagacacaaaatacaaaaaccagagtttgaaaattacaacaacaatggacattataatgttgagtatctcatggatcctctcggggtcataaatgaccccagaggtgttttgattataattcccatatagatggtccaaatctcaccaaaatcatgcacaacatgcacaacatatgtattgacaaactcctagaaggacaagtttttctgatgaaaattgcagaaatggtgtatgaaaatatgtgcccggggtcataaatgaccccagtcggtcgctttagggttaatgtgaggactgcggaaaaaactgtcatgttatactgcagtaaaatgcaggtttcccaacaattgatatttacaaggcattacatcaaaacacatcgCGATGAGGCAGTtgccaaggcttccgagaaataaacatttatgtcgggtaTATGAAAAATGACATATGTACAGGTAGGCTACGCCACATgcatgaataacttgcagccaatactcagttagaAAATCACCTGTTAGGCctaattgatggactaattttacagtagccttatcaAAAGAGAAggacaagcactgcggtgagggcgttcccaacaaatgcaagaagacacatcgcagattaagaaaatattcaatgtttaatagttgCCAAATACttcaaataataggcctactgctgatgggcatccaatttcgttgtaattccagaatagtttcatgagtccgctccattttaaccagctgcctcaacaataatatggttgaggtggttttctaattcttcttttttaaatcacgcgcctcaacattaaaatccacgtttaactggctacatcTGCAATATTTCTgaccgcgtacaacacatgtagttgcgctgcatgcctctgtgtgtcgccaaaaagacgcaatgcaccacttacggcaacttccacgcttacggaaacttccacagcagccctgaaattcgcgtggagatccgcagttttccacgtctagtctgttttagtacatctgaccgtggccgtggaaaacaacttaagtagtttttttgtccgtaagtgagcttcgtacatgaggcccctgatgtctttacctgtttgtttcacaggagatgctgccctgtaAGATGTCTAAATATGGAGACTCTTAGTGTCACTTTGTCATGCAATCTTCACTGCTTTGATTGATTGTGGAGCATATTGTGGTGttcatgcacttatttaggccaatgtgatgttttcatattgtggtgttgatgcacttatttaggccaatgtgatgttttcatattgtggtgttgatgcacttatttaggccaatgtgatgttttcatattgtggtgttcatGCACTTATTTaagccaatgtgatgttttcatattgtgatgttgatgcacttatttaggccaatgtgatgttttcataatgtggtgttgatgcacttatttaggccaatgtgatgttttcatattgtggtgttgatgcacttatttaggccaatgtgatgttttcatattgtggtgttgatgcacttatttatatttaggccaatgtgatgtttccATATTGTgatgttgatgcacttatttaggccaatgtgatgttttccgtctcagtgtctgatggccagactcttattgctgaaccagtgaccagagaggacttcttacagtgtgagttggacacacacacgcacacgcacacgcacacgcacacacacacacacacacacacacacacacacacacacacacacacacacttcatacttcagttatttgcAGTGCTGTTCCTATTCTAACATAAAGTCTTACTAAAACACATTTTAGCAAATTTGATCAATGTGAaagggtgtcacacacacacacacacacacacacacacacacacacacacacacacacacacacacacacacacacacacacacacacacacacaaaggtaaccccaacccccccccacacacacacacacaaaacacaggtaacacccccccccccccgcgcgcacacacacacacacacacacagaggtaaccgccccctcacacacactcacacacacacacacacacacacacacacacacacacacacacacacacacacacacacacacacacacacacacacacacacacaggtactaccccccccacacacacacacacacaggaaaccctcccacacacaaatacacacacacacacacacacacacacacacagataccccccccctgcacacacacacacacacaaacacacaggtaacccccccacccccacacacacacacacacacacacacacacacacacacacacacacacacacacacacaggtactccccccgcccccccccccccccccccccccccccccacacacacaggggtaacacatacacacacacacacacacacacagataacaccaccccccccccacacacacacaaacacacaaactttaCTTGTTAGGACAAATGCGGAAAACATTCACAtacaccaactcacacacacacatgatctgtgacacatccatgcatacatttgagcacccccccacacacacacacacgcatcatgtGATCAATGTGAAAGGATGTCACTTGCATGCTTCCAtatgacacacatacatacacacacacaaacagacatacacacacacacacacacacacatacacacacacacacacaaagacacatacacacacacacacacaggtaacccccccgcacacaaacacacgtgctgtaacaccccccccccccacacacacacatactgtaacacccccccccccccacacacacacacacacacacggtaaccccctgcccacacacacacacatacgcacacgtaccccccccccccacacacacacacacacacacacacataccccccccacacacacacacacatacacaggtaaccgacccttacacacacacacagacacacacacacacacaggtaaaccaccccgcccccccccccccccacacacacacacacacacatacacacaaacacaggtacccacacccccccccccccccccccccccccaccccaaacacacagagagctgAGTTATCCATCCACAAGCTTGTTCTTTCCTCATCTTctccatcagattcctgtcacttcactctggatccaaacacagcacacagattcctccatctgtctgaggggaacaggagggtggagtgtAGAGATGAGGACCCTCcatcatatcctgatcatccagacagatttgatatgtgtcctcaggtgctgtgtagagagggtgtgtctgcacgctgctactgggaggttgagaggagtagaggtgttggtatagcagtgtcatataaaagtaTCAGCAGGAAAGGAAGGGGTTTGGAGTGTTTGTTTGGaggtaatgatcagtcctggaagCTGGACCTCCACAGCTCCAGCTCCTCTGTCAGACACACTAATAAAAAGACTGAACTCCCTCAAGTGACCAGCTCCagagtaggagtgtatgtggatcacagggcaggaactctggccttctacagcatctctggagacacaatgaccctcctgcacagagtccacaccacattcacacacccgcTCTACCCTGGGTTTGCGTTGGGTGAGGGATCATCAGTGCAGCTGTTGTGAGGCCTCTACCGGTAAATGCTGCTCCTGTGGGGCCTCTACGGCACGTTACgcactgtacgttatttaccgggggggggggggggggggggggggggggggacgggggggggctggtgcgctggaagtccggtcaaaaaaaaaaatcatgcccccccccctccacctcaattttttccccatggccctccccccacttcaattttgttttcccatggccctccccctacaggtaaaaaaaataatatctaaattggtagatgaacaaccatcatgagaacagtcagagtagcctacatcaagggcggttgtctgcactattatgtgctatcgatatcagtggatacctatgagaagccgctagaatctacctctgcggctgcatgggatgccttttaactccactgtcaccaagacaaattgccttcactattgtttttacgtgttaagtaataataatgataataataaaaacttccatttcaataccaatgtccgagttgttactactgtaaactacaaagtggagagagtttccccaccgcagcttcaatatttccctgctcgacaagcagcgcctttcacaaagtaggctacgttttacatgttcagcacagtagcgaagccagggacgcaggaactggttttgaccagggggtgctgtgaaaaaaaaatctgttttttagatgcaatttcctgcgttctaatcaattttagggtgaggaatggcgaatcacatctgaataacttcctcatgttttatgtagcctaaacaaggatgggtagatttacctttttgttaaacatctcactttgacattattaatttaagttcttcttgcggaagggaaacgcgcacctgatgtggaggtgagggcgtgttcaagagcaaatcgcgctgccttgacagtttgtctcagcatgggcagtgtgcaatgtgtgaaattagaagaaatgctttgactaggctatgcgatgcactcgtgagaggtgaccgggctttcaaataatttagattttcttgcaattgcgactgtggatctcaaggtgcatctcgatcaggacccctgtcctgtctcccagaccgcgcataaaagcacgcacgcacacacacacaggcatagctctaccttcccgaatgtgattacggccaaagagtccgggatgtgatcggagcaagaagtaggctaagcgccaaagcagctcgagccattgctggctattgatacagggagagtgagaaatccacctttagtttgcatttaacgtaggccatatttaagacaggtggtgctatggtggtcaaatcagcaaaatggaacaaattgccaaaacagaaccagtacaacattccaaaacatccaa of the Engraulis encrasicolus isolate BLACKSEA-1 unplaced genomic scaffold, IST_EnEncr_1.0 scaffold_527_np1212, whole genome shotgun sequence genome contains:
- the LOC134444359 gene encoding tripartite motif-containing protein 16-like, which translates into the protein MKCIKGCWDQEDSKGEYSCPLCKDTFDSRPVLRKNPLIAEMVEKFRKTSIQTAAPARCYAEPGDVACDVCTGRKLKAVKSCLECLVSYCGAHIKVHDEAIPGRNHTMVDATGHLQERICPRHKKVLEIFCRTDQSCICYLCMVDNHKGHDMIAATAEWSHKKDGLGNSQRRCQQIIQLKEKELQELRKAVETLKSGAQTAVEESERMFTEMISSIERRRSEVTEMIRAQEKAEVSRAEGLLKRLEQEIAELKRTDAEMKQLSLTQDPIHFLKNIVSITGRPYSTTSSSVTFSQSFSLEPLKKSLSALEEKLDPVFKQEIVKISAVTREDFLQYSCHFTLDPNTAHRFLHLSEGNRRVECRDEDPPSYPDHPDRFDMCPQVLCREGVSARCYWEVERSRGVGIAVSYKSISRKGRGLECLFGGNDQSWKLDLHSSSSSVRHTNKKTELPQVTSSRVGVYVDHRAGTLAFYSISGDTMTLLHRVHTTFTHPLYPGFALGEGSSVQLL